One Mixta gaviniae genomic window carries:
- the tdh gene encoding L-threonine 3-dehydrogenase — protein MKALAKLKATEGIWMVTDAPIPEPGHNDLLIKIRKTAICGTDIHIYNWDEWSRKTIPVPMIVGHEYVGEVVAMGQEVKGFSVGDRVSGEGHITCGHCRNCRAGRTHLCRNTVGVGVNRQGCFAEYLVIPAFNAFKIPENIPDELAAIFDPFGNAVHTALSFDLVGEDVLITGAGPIGIMAAAVCKHVGARHVVITDVNAYRLELARQMGVTRAVDVSRESLSQVMRELGMTEGFDVGLEMSGAPPAFRAMLEAMNHGGRIALLGIPPSDMAIDWNQVIFKGLFIKGIYGREMFETWYKMAALIQSGLDLTPIITHRYAIDAFQQGFDEMRSGRSGKVVLSWE, from the coding sequence GGATCTGGATGGTGACGGATGCGCCGATCCCTGAGCCTGGCCACAACGATCTGCTGATTAAAATCCGCAAAACCGCCATTTGCGGCACCGATATTCATATCTATAACTGGGATGAGTGGTCGCGGAAAACCATACCGGTGCCGATGATTGTTGGTCATGAGTATGTGGGCGAGGTGGTGGCAATGGGGCAAGAGGTCAAAGGCTTTTCCGTCGGCGATCGCGTTTCCGGCGAAGGGCATATTACCTGCGGGCACTGCCGCAACTGCCGCGCCGGCCGCACTCACCTTTGCCGCAACACCGTCGGCGTTGGCGTAAACCGTCAGGGCTGTTTCGCCGAATATCTGGTCATCCCCGCCTTTAACGCATTTAAAATTCCGGAAAATATCCCGGATGAGCTGGCGGCGATTTTCGATCCTTTCGGCAACGCAGTGCATACCGCGCTCTCGTTCGATCTGGTCGGCGAAGATGTGCTGATTACCGGCGCCGGGCCGATCGGCATTATGGCGGCGGCGGTGTGCAAACATGTGGGCGCGCGTCATGTGGTGATCACCGATGTTAACGCGTACCGCCTTGAGCTGGCGCGCCAGATGGGTGTTACGCGTGCGGTCGATGTCAGCCGCGAATCGCTGTCGCAGGTAATGCGCGAGCTGGGCATGACCGAGGGCTTTGATGTCGGTCTTGAGATGTCAGGCGCGCCGCCGGCGTTCCGCGCAATGCTGGAGGCGATGAATCACGGCGGCCGCATCGCGCTGCTGGGCATTCCACCGTCGGATATGGCGATCGACTGGAATCAGGTGATTTTCAAAGGGCTGTTTATCAAGGGCATTTATGGCCGGGAGATGTTTGAAACCTGGTATAAGATGGCGGCGCTGATCCAGTCAGGGCTCGACCTGACGCCGATTATTACCCATCGCTATGCTATCGATGCGTTCCAGCAGGGCTTTGATGAGATGCGCTCCGGGCGTTCGGGCAAGGTGGTGTTAAGCTGGGAGTGA